A DNA window from Streptomyces sp. CA-278952 contains the following coding sequences:
- the mycP gene encoding type VII secretion-associated serine protease mycosin, translating to MTRRPHRALAAVCAAAVLALTPAAPAHADAIRDQQWALEALHTDRAWETTRGQGVTVAVLDTGVDDAHPDLTGQVLPGKDLVGFGAARGDSSWALHGTAMAGIIAGRGNGPGRSDGILGIAPEARILPVRVILESKDPARAKARKSRGTALADGIRWAADNGADVINLSLGDDSKSAHPDPGEDAAIQYALSKGVPVVASAGNGGEKGDRISYPAAYPGVIAVAAVDEYGTHASFSTRRWYATVSAPGVDIVVANPDGHYYIEWGTSAAAAFVSGAVALVRAAHPGLDPAQIKKLLADTARDAPAEGRDDARGYGIVDPAEAIEAGSRLRPADLDAKAAPAGHRGRYFGDGPAPARTADAMANWAAPLAGGLGAALLAAAVVLWRGRNAPGRR from the coding sequence ATGACCCGACGACCCCACCGCGCCCTCGCCGCGGTCTGCGCCGCCGCCGTCCTCGCGCTCACCCCCGCCGCGCCCGCCCACGCGGACGCCATCCGGGACCAGCAGTGGGCCCTGGAGGCCCTGCACACCGACCGGGCCTGGGAGACCACCCGGGGCCAGGGCGTCACCGTCGCCGTCCTGGACACCGGGGTCGACGACGCCCACCCCGACCTGACGGGCCAGGTGCTCCCCGGCAAGGACCTCGTCGGCTTCGGCGCCGCCCGCGGCGACTCGTCCTGGGCCCTGCACGGCACCGCGATGGCCGGCATCATCGCCGGACGCGGCAACGGCCCCGGGCGCTCCGACGGCATCCTCGGCATAGCCCCCGAGGCCCGGATCCTGCCGGTCCGGGTCATTCTGGAGTCCAAGGACCCCGCCCGGGCCAAGGCCCGCAAGTCCCGCGGCACCGCCCTCGCCGACGGCATCCGCTGGGCCGCGGACAACGGCGCCGACGTCATCAACCTCTCCCTGGGCGACGACAGCAAGTCCGCCCACCCCGACCCCGGAGAGGACGCGGCCATCCAGTACGCCCTGTCCAAGGGCGTCCCCGTCGTCGCGTCAGCGGGCAACGGCGGCGAGAAGGGGGACCGGATCTCCTACCCCGCCGCCTACCCCGGGGTGATCGCGGTCGCCGCGGTCGACGAGTACGGCACACACGCCTCGTTCTCCACCCGCCGCTGGTACGCCACCGTCAGCGCCCCCGGCGTCGACATCGTGGTGGCCAACCCGGACGGGCACTACTACATCGAGTGGGGCACATCGGCCGCCGCCGCGTTCGTCTCCGGCGCGGTCGCCCTGGTCCGGGCCGCCCACCCCGGCCTGGACCCGGCCCAGATCAAGAAGCTCCTGGCCGACACCGCCCGCGACGCCCCCGCCGAGGGCCGTGACGACGCCCGGGGCTACGGCATCGTCGACCCGGCGGAGGCCATCGAGGCGGGCTCCCGGCTGCGTCCGGCCGACCTGGACGCCAAGGCCGCCCCGGCGGGACACCGGGGGCGGTACTTCGGCGATGGCCCGGCCCCGGCCCGTACCGCCGACGCGATGGCCAACTGGGCCGCCCCGCTCGCCGGCGGCCTCGGCGCGGCGCTGCTGGCCGCGGCCGTCGTCCTGTGGCGCGGCCGGAACGCCCCCGGCCGCCGCTGA
- a CDS encoding DMT family transporter: MNVLLPVAFVLCWSSGFIGAKLGAGSASALTILMWRFLPLTVVLALVAVTVARASWRGLGARDMARQAVIGALSQSGYLLTVYYAIQLGVSTGTTALIDGVQPLVAGALAGPLLRSYVTARQWLGLCLGVAGVVVVTTADASAAAGVAGWAYALPFAGMLSLVAATFLESRSATRVAPSVSLTVHCAASTVVFTALAVGTGTALPPAEPAFWGAVGWLVVLSTFGGYGLYWLILRRSGVTAVNTLMFLMAPVTAVWGALMFGEPFGPRTVLGLALGLVAVVVVHRGAAPRGDGHTADQARDPAARDRSDAVSGASR, encoded by the coding sequence ATGAACGTCCTGCTCCCGGTCGCCTTCGTGCTGTGCTGGAGCTCCGGGTTCATCGGGGCCAAGCTCGGCGCCGGCAGCGCCTCCGCCCTCACGATCCTGATGTGGCGGTTCCTGCCGCTGACGGTCGTGCTGGCCCTGGTCGCGGTGACCGTCGCGCGCGCCTCCTGGCGGGGCCTCGGCGCCCGGGACATGGCCCGGCAGGCGGTGATCGGCGCGTTGTCGCAGAGCGGCTATCTGCTGACCGTCTATTACGCGATCCAGCTCGGGGTCTCCACGGGCACCACGGCCCTGATCGACGGCGTCCAGCCCCTGGTGGCGGGGGCGCTGGCCGGACCGCTGCTGCGGAGTTACGTGACCGCCCGGCAGTGGCTCGGCCTGTGCCTGGGGGTGGCCGGGGTCGTCGTGGTGACGACGGCCGACGCCTCGGCCGCCGCCGGGGTGGCCGGGTGGGCCTACGCCCTGCCGTTCGCCGGCATGCTGTCGCTGGTGGCGGCCACCTTCCTGGAGAGCCGTTCCGCCACCCGGGTGGCCCCGTCGGTGTCACTGACCGTCCACTGTGCCGCCAGCACCGTGGTCTTCACCGCGCTCGCCGTCGGCACGGGGACCGCGCTGCCGCCCGCCGAGCCCGCGTTCTGGGGCGCGGTCGGCTGGCTGGTGGTGCTGTCCACCTTCGGCGGGTACGGGCTGTACTGGCTGATCCTGAGGCGCTCGGGCGTCACGGCGGTCAACACGCTCATGTTCCTGATGGCCCCGGTCACGGCGGTGTGGGGAGCCCTGATGTTCGGGGAGCCGTTCGGCCCCCGGACCGTGCTCGGTCTGGCGCTGGGGCTGGTGGCGGTGGTCGTGGTGCACCGCGGGGCCGCCCCGCGCGGCGACGGGCACACCGCTGATCAGGCTCGGGATCCGGCCGCGCGCGACCGGTCGGACGCGGTGTCCGGGGCGAGCCGGTGA